The Candidatus Krumholzibacteriia bacterium genome includes a region encoding these proteins:
- a CDS encoding DUF3341 domain-containing protein codes for MTEKFVFESEHEFLHKLEELVKSGVKPKNIEIRAPHPVHHAEDILDMKPSIVRTYALIGGLAGAATGYLFTSLTALDWVLPVGNKPIVGIPAYTVIAFELMVLFGGLSSFLGFLVGSRMPGVRTIISSDEFVDSFEIYVRKD; via the coding sequence TTGACGGAGAAATTCGTCTTTGAGAGCGAACACGAGTTCCTTCACAAGCTGGAGGAACTGGTGAAGAGTGGGGTCAAGCCGAAGAACATCGAGATACGTGCGCCGCACCCCGTGCATCACGCGGAGGACATTCTCGACATGAAGCCGAGCATCGTCCGTACCTACGCGCTGATCGGCGGTCTGGCCGGGGCGGCCACCGGCTACCTGTTTACGTCGCTCACGGCTCTCGACTGGGTTCTCCCGGTGGGGAACAAGCCCATCGTGGGCATTCCCGCCTACACCGTCATCGCGTTCGAGTTGATGGTGCTGTTTGGAGGGCTCTCGTCGTTCCTGGGCTTCCTGGTGGGCTCGCGGATGCCGGGGGTACGGACCATCATTTCCAGCGACGAGTTCGTGGACAGTTTTGAGATCTACGTGAGGAAGGACTGA
- the nrfD gene encoding polysulfide reductase NrfD: protein MTHKTAAGSGATHPASEARLQIERDVISAMQKPGLGYWALVGFFAVVFGVCLLGAWAWQIYKGIGVGGQQNPVGWGVYIVNFVFWVGIAHSGTLISAVLFLFRSKFRASFNRAAEAMTVIAVMCAGMYPLIHLGRAWYFFWLLPYPNQRLLWTNFKSPLEWDVFAVSTYLTISVVFFYVGLIPDFAIVKRYTKGFSRHVYSALSLGWLGTKTQWRNYNMLYALLAGFAAPLVLSVHSVVSWDFAMGLVPGWHTTIFAPYFVAGAIFSGCAMVMTLCIPMRKIQKLDRVMPIDHFEKLAKTMLFTSMIVGYAYIIEFILSYYSGNVYEFGIFADRATGHYKYQYWGMVFCNMIVPLPLFIKKLRRSLPYLFVTSIFVNIGMWLERFVIIITSLSKEFVPYAWGAYKPSMIEISITIGTFGFFFMMFLLFAKFLPVVAITEKKEEVH, encoded by the coding sequence ATGACGCATAAGACCGCGGCCGGGTCCGGCGCGACGCACCCCGCCTCCGAGGCGCGGCTTCAGATAGAGCGCGACGTCATTTCCGCCATGCAGAAGCCGGGCCTGGGGTACTGGGCGCTGGTCGGGTTCTTCGCCGTTGTTTTCGGGGTTTGCCTGCTGGGGGCGTGGGCCTGGCAGATCTACAAGGGCATCGGTGTGGGCGGCCAGCAGAACCCGGTGGGCTGGGGTGTGTACATCGTCAACTTCGTGTTCTGGGTGGGTATCGCGCACTCGGGAACGCTCATTTCCGCGGTGCTGTTCCTGTTCCGCTCCAAGTTCCGCGCCAGCTTCAACCGTGCCGCGGAGGCCATGACCGTGATCGCGGTCATGTGCGCCGGCATGTACCCGCTGATCCACCTGGGCCGCGCCTGGTATTTCTTCTGGCTGCTTCCGTATCCCAACCAGCGCCTGCTGTGGACCAACTTCAAGTCGCCGCTGGAGTGGGACGTATTCGCGGTTTCGACCTACCTCACCATCAGTGTGGTGTTCTTCTATGTCGGGCTGATTCCTGACTTCGCCATCGTCAAGCGCTACACCAAGGGCTTCAGCCGCCACGTCTACAGCGCGCTGTCGCTGGGCTGGCTGGGCACCAAGACGCAGTGGCGCAACTACAACATGCTCTACGCGCTGCTGGCCGGGTTTGCCGCGCCGCTGGTGCTGTCGGTGCACTCGGTGGTTTCGTGGGACTTCGCCATGGGCCTGGTGCCGGGCTGGCATACCACCATCTTTGCGCCCTATTTCGTGGCCGGTGCCATTTTCTCCGGCTGCGCCATGGTGATGACCCTGTGCATCCCCATGCGCAAGATCCAGAAGCTGGACCGGGTGATGCCCATCGACCACTTCGAAAAGCTGGCCAAGACCATGCTCTTCACCTCGATGATCGTGGGTTACGCCTACATCATCGAGTTCATCCTGTCTTACTACAGCGGTAACGTATACGAGTTCGGCATCTTCGCCGACCGCGCCACCGGGCACTACAAATATCAGTACTGGGGCATGGTGTTCTGCAACATGATCGTGCCCTTGCCGCTGTTCATCAAGAAGCTGCGACGCAGCCTGCCATACCTTTTTGTCACGTCGATCTTCGTCAACATCGGCATGTGGCTCGAGCGCTTTGTAATCATCATTACGTCGCTCTCGAAGGAGTTCGTCCCCTACGCGTGGGGCGCCTACAAGCCGTCGATGATCGAGATCAGCATCACCATCGGCACGTTCGGGTTCTTCTTCATGATGTTCCTCCTGTTTGCCAAGTTCCTGCCCGTGGTGGCGATTACCGAGAAGAAGGAGGAAGTACATTGA
- a CDS encoding 4Fe-4S dicluster domain-containing protein, translating to MGVASGASVLAGCDVSRKSEKIIPYLVPPEDGLVPGEATYLATSCTECPANCGISARVRDARPVKVEGLAAHPVSDGALCIRGQASLNRLYSVNRIRQPLMKDASGALAPATWEQALPRIAGAIKGNGEHAFLSGRTSGSFSALVGEFSTRSGVRRLPEFELFSYAAVREANRALFDQPVVPALRPDEADIIVTVGADVLETYGNPVAFSRALARRRDRGGAFAWYHVEPHASMTGFKASHRMVARPGTEAHVLAFLLHYLAGHRSLDSRTMAHVNRVPAMSAERASELSGISRESLDHMAEALARASNPLLVAGGVSVAGDSGLDTAHLAALIQSACGMHGRTVDFARVTDYSRVGSMADIDRLSQRLEAGRVGTLILFQVDPVGRLSDERFEKALGRAALLVGVGDAMNPTLERCDVVLPLSHALESWGDAEPAAGVLNAVQPAMQPLFDTLSEGDVLLRIMIEAGLVPATTYQQYVTDRWTREYGVAVDEMLNKGYVDRGARDGTRPALRDADHRFTFDAAPATGTVLVVAPSLRWYDGRGESLELLREIPDPLSAVTWDAWVSVGPATAGALGVRDEDEVELRAGGWSARLPVRTQPGLAQDVYMVQRGVVAVPAGWSRASGEAGVLVGELSVRPTGRRVRTTIVSGSTAAEGRAPVPGEHPAHFGALGRIEKEHAEGHGHEPAREDVSFYPEPSYPKYRWAMAIDMDKCTGCSACIAACTIENNVALTGRDEHLKGREMQWIRIEPYYAADGSQADFVPTMCQHCDYAPCEPVCPVYATYHNDEGLNAQVYNRCVGTRYCANNCSYKQRRFNWFDFSKRPHPMDLMVNPDVSVRGKGVMEKCTFCVQRIRKARDVAKDEKRDIREGDLTTACAQSCPGNAIVFGNLLDENSEVYKWAHDSRSTRLLEELGTSPGVFYLKKGNGHDA from the coding sequence GTGGGAGTCGCGTCGGGCGCCTCCGTGCTCGCCGGCTGCGATGTCAGCCGCAAGTCGGAGAAAATCATCCCGTACCTGGTTCCGCCCGAGGATGGGCTCGTTCCGGGTGAGGCGACCTACCTGGCGACGTCGTGCACCGAGTGTCCGGCCAACTGCGGCATCAGCGCGCGCGTGCGCGACGCCCGCCCGGTGAAGGTCGAGGGCCTCGCCGCGCATCCGGTCAGCGACGGGGCGCTGTGCATCCGCGGGCAGGCCTCGCTCAACCGTCTCTATTCCGTGAACCGCATCCGCCAGCCGCTCATGAAGGATGCGTCGGGTGCGCTCGCGCCCGCCACCTGGGAACAGGCGTTGCCGAGGATTGCGGGCGCGATCAAGGGCAATGGAGAGCACGCGTTTCTGTCCGGGCGCACGTCGGGCTCGTTCTCTGCGCTGGTGGGAGAGTTCAGCACCCGCAGCGGCGTGCGCCGCCTGCCCGAGTTCGAGTTGTTTTCCTACGCCGCCGTCCGCGAGGCCAATCGCGCGCTGTTCGATCAACCGGTGGTCCCGGCATTGCGGCCCGACGAGGCGGATATCATCGTCACGGTGGGCGCGGACGTGCTGGAGACCTACGGCAATCCGGTTGCGTTCTCGCGGGCGCTGGCCCGGCGCCGCGACCGGGGCGGTGCCTTCGCCTGGTACCACGTGGAACCACACGCCTCGATGACCGGTTTCAAGGCATCGCATCGCATGGTGGCGCGTCCCGGTACCGAGGCGCACGTGCTGGCGTTCCTGCTGCACTACCTGGCGGGTCACCGTTCGCTCGATTCGCGCACCATGGCCCACGTGAATCGCGTGCCGGCGATGAGCGCGGAACGCGCCAGCGAACTCTCCGGGATTTCGCGCGAATCGCTCGACCACATGGCGGAGGCGCTTGCACGTGCGTCCAATCCGCTGCTGGTGGCGGGCGGCGTATCGGTGGCGGGCGACAGTGGACTCGATACCGCGCACCTGGCCGCGCTCATCCAGTCCGCCTGCGGCATGCACGGGCGCACGGTCGATTTCGCCCGCGTCACGGACTACTCCAGGGTTGGCAGCATGGCTGACATCGACCGCCTGTCCCAGCGTCTGGAGGCGGGGCGGGTGGGCACGCTCATCCTGTTCCAGGTCGACCCGGTGGGGCGTCTGTCCGACGAGCGCTTCGAAAAGGCGCTGGGGCGCGCGGCACTGCTGGTCGGCGTGGGTGACGCCATGAACCCCACGCTGGAGCGTTGCGACGTGGTACTGCCGCTCTCGCACGCGCTGGAGTCGTGGGGCGACGCGGAGCCCGCCGCCGGGGTACTCAATGCGGTGCAGCCGGCCATGCAGCCGCTCTTCGACACGTTGTCGGAGGGTGACGTCCTGCTGCGCATCATGATCGAAGCCGGGCTGGTACCCGCGACCACCTATCAACAGTACGTGACCGATCGCTGGACGCGCGAGTACGGCGTGGCCGTCGACGAGATGCTCAACAAGGGCTACGTCGATCGTGGGGCGCGCGACGGAACGCGTCCCGCACTGCGCGACGCCGACCACCGTTTTACCTTCGACGCCGCGCCCGCGACGGGCACCGTGCTGGTGGTGGCGCCTTCGCTTCGCTGGTACGACGGCCGCGGCGAGTCTCTGGAGTTGCTGCGCGAGATTCCCGACCCGCTATCCGCGGTGACCTGGGACGCGTGGGTGTCGGTGGGTCCGGCAACCGCGGGTGCGCTGGGTGTGCGCGACGAGGACGAAGTGGAACTGCGCGCCGGCGGTTGGTCCGCGCGTCTGCCGGTACGCACGCAGCCGGGGCTGGCGCAGGACGTGTATATGGTGCAGCGGGGGGTGGTGGCCGTTCCGGCCGGCTGGTCGCGCGCAAGTGGAGAGGCCGGGGTGCTGGTGGGCGAACTGAGCGTGCGACCCACGGGGCGGCGTGTGCGCACCACCATCGTGTCGGGATCGACCGCGGCGGAGGGGCGCGCCCCCGTGCCGGGTGAGCATCCCGCGCACTTCGGGGCGCTGGGCCGCATCGAAAAGGAGCACGCGGAGGGGCACGGGCACGAGCCCGCGCGCGAGGACGTCTCCTTCTACCCGGAGCCCAGCTACCCGAAATACCGCTGGGCCATGGCCATCGACATGGACAAGTGCACGGGGTGTTCGGCCTGCATCGCGGCCTGCACCATCGAGAACAACGTGGCTCTGACGGGACGCGACGAGCACCTCAAGGGCCGGGAGATGCAGTGGATTCGCATCGAGCCCTACTACGCGGCGGATGGATCGCAGGCAGATTTCGTTCCGACCATGTGTCAGCACTGTGATTATGCGCCGTGCGAGCCGGTTTGCCCGGTGTACGCCACCTACCACAACGACGAAGGACTCAACGCACAGGTGTACAACCGCTGCGTGGGTACGCGTTACTGCGCCAACAACTGTTCGTACAAGCAGCGCCGCTTCAACTGGTTCGACTTCAGCAAGCGCCCGCACCCGATGGACCTCATGGTCAACCCCGATGTGTCGGTTCGCGGCAAGGGCGTCATGGAGAAGTGCACGTTCTGCGTGCAGCGAATCCGCAAGGCCCGCGACGTGGCCAAGGACGAAAAGCGCGACATCCGCGAGGGCGACCTGACCACCGCGTGCGCGCAGTCGTGCCCGGGCAATGCCATCGTGTTCGGCAACCTGCTGGACGAGAATTCGGAGGTCTACAAGTGGGCGCACGATTCGCGCTCGACGCGTCTGTTGGAGGAACTGGGCACGAGCCCCGGTGTGTTCTACCTCAAGAAGGGAAACGGTCATGACGCATAA
- a CDS encoding cytochrome c family protein translates to MARRVISAAILGYFALFAVLILLLGFRWAMHRQPPEQPIAFSHEVHVGKLNLQCLFCHETADKSAFAGVPPMKKCMDCHVAVKTETAGVQKLTEYWNNQEPIPWNRVHSIRIRKHVYFSHKRHVAKGVACEQCHGELAAMAQVRQVSSLKMGWCVSCHTENDAPTDCLICHM, encoded by the coding sequence GTGGCCAGACGAGTCATTAGCGCGGCGATCCTTGGATACTTCGCGCTGTTCGCCGTCCTGATCCTCCTGCTCGGCTTCCGGTGGGCGATGCACCGGCAGCCGCCGGAGCAGCCCATCGCGTTCAGCCATGAGGTTCACGTCGGCAAGCTGAATCTCCAGTGCCTGTTCTGCCATGAGACGGCGGACAAGTCGGCCTTTGCGGGCGTGCCGCCCATGAAGAAGTGCATGGACTGCCACGTGGCGGTCAAGACCGAAACCGCGGGCGTACAGAAGCTCACCGAGTACTGGAACAACCAGGAGCCGATACCCTGGAACCGGGTGCACAGTATTCGCATCAGAAAGCACGTGTATTTCTCCCACAAGCGTCATGTGGCCAAGGGCGTGGCGTGCGAACAGTGTCACGGGGAGCTGGCCGCGATGGCCCAGGTACGCCAGGTGAGTTCGCTCAAGATGGGCTGGTGTGTGTCGTGTCACACCGAGAACGACGCGCCCACCGATTGCTTGATCTGCCACATGTAG
- a CDS encoding c-type cytochrome gives MDFFSQHVIEPTAVHLRLLEFLAVVTYTIHLPYIALVIGSTAVAMWLTFSDSEMPNPRFARLAGDLIGMSLGNRVPMLVLGVMPLLVLPFLYGQWFVGAVNFPLLYIVLPIPGVILGLSLLGLYRGSFRERAANFRLHMGLGTAGLALLSGSYFVLLSAIVRLQDPEKWFRLKNAAILVLNWNVIWKFLLFVHLGLGLTGAAILFFVLRWRGREGVTDADYAQFARRFGAGLGLAFCFAVPVFNLLYVFTSADVVFDRVVYALGISVTLVTMLIAYAFVGALRSSRARFGATTFSLFILVFVLSSTFDVRSMANANREHARLIAIKTDRERAEQEALIEAAMAARAGRNLGEETFNSVCMQCHRMNEKLVGPPLNAVLPKYAGNPDNLQNFMLNPVKMDPAYPPMPNPGLSSAAARAVAEYLLGQMAPAGGAQPDAETPTQTEVQSGQTSH, from the coding sequence ATGGACTTTTTCAGTCAGCACGTCATCGAGCCAACGGCCGTTCACCTGAGACTCCTGGAGTTTCTGGCGGTGGTCACGTACACCATCCACCTGCCGTACATCGCGCTCGTGATCGGCTCCACCGCGGTGGCCATGTGGCTCACCTTCTCCGACAGCGAAATGCCCAACCCGCGTTTCGCGCGGCTGGCCGGCGACCTGATCGGGATGTCGCTCGGCAATCGGGTGCCCATGCTGGTGCTCGGTGTGATGCCGCTGCTGGTTCTGCCGTTCCTGTACGGGCAGTGGTTCGTGGGGGCGGTCAATTTCCCGCTGCTCTACATCGTGCTGCCCATTCCGGGGGTGATCCTGGGGTTGTCGCTGCTGGGCCTGTACCGCGGTTCGTTTCGTGAGCGCGCGGCCAATTTTCGTCTGCACATGGGGCTGGGCACCGCGGGGCTTGCGCTGCTGAGTGGTTCCTACTTCGTGCTCCTGAGCGCGATTGTCCGCCTGCAGGATCCCGAGAAGTGGTTCCGGCTCAAGAACGCCGCCATCCTGGTCCTCAACTGGAACGTGATCTGGAAATTCCTCCTGTTTGTGCACCTGGGGCTGGGCCTGACCGGGGCCGCCATCCTGTTCTTCGTGCTGCGCTGGCGCGGCCGCGAGGGTGTCACCGACGCCGACTACGCCCAGTTCGCGCGGCGCTTCGGCGCGGGGCTGGGTCTCGCCTTCTGTTTTGCGGTGCCGGTATTCAACCTGCTCTACGTCTTCACCTCTGCCGACGTGGTGTTCGATCGCGTCGTCTACGCGCTGGGCATTTCGGTGACGCTGGTGACCATGCTCATCGCGTACGCCTTCGTGGGCGCGCTGCGCTCCAGCCGTGCGCGGTTCGGGGCCACGACCTTCAGCCTGTTCATCCTCGTCTTCGTTCTCAGCAGCACGTTCGACGTGCGATCCATGGCCAACGCCAATCGTGAGCACGCGCGCCTGATCGCGATCAAGACCGACCGGGAACGCGCGGAACAGGAGGCGCTCATCGAGGCTGCCATGGCGGCCAGGGCCGGCCGCAACCTGGGTGAGGAGACCTTCAACTCGGTGTGCATGCAATGCCATCGCATGAACGAGAAACTCGTGGGACCGCCGCTGAACGCGGTGCTTCCAAAATACGCGGGGAACCCGGACAACCTGCAGAACTTCATGCTCAACCCGGTGAAGATGGATCCCGCGTATCCGCCCATGCCGAACCCGGGGCTCAGCTCGGCCGCCGCGAGGGCCGTGGCCGAGTACCTGCTCGGACAGATGGCGCCGGCCGGCGGCGCACAGCCGGATGCCGAAACGCCGACCCAGACAGAGGTGCAAAGTGGCCAGACGAGTCATTAG
- a CDS encoding protoheme IX farnesyltransferase, with translation MTRMAGMVLELMKVRIAVLATASALTGYFLAARAVTAELAPLIAGVFFLAGGAGALNQVQEVAIDARMRRTEKRPIPSGRMSRTAGLLWALALLAAGFAFLSGNLAAVAIGACTVIWYNGIYTPLKRVSAFAAIPGGVVGALPPVIGWVMGGGLLTDPRIAAVAFFFFVWQVPHFWLLLLRIGDDYARAGLPTLTALFSRRQLSRIIFVWMLATAVACVSMPMFGVSSALWAQVGLAVASLWLGWHAMTMVRSDGEVLAFHHINLYALVVISVLSLSGLVG, from the coding sequence ATGACGCGAATGGCCGGCATGGTGCTCGAACTCATGAAGGTTCGCATTGCGGTGCTCGCGACGGCGTCCGCGCTGACGGGCTATTTCCTGGCCGCGCGCGCCGTGACCGCCGAACTGGCGCCGCTCATCGCCGGGGTGTTCTTTCTGGCCGGGGGAGCGGGCGCGTTGAATCAGGTGCAGGAGGTCGCGATAGACGCGCGCATGCGGCGCACCGAGAAGCGCCCCATCCCGTCGGGGCGCATGTCGCGCACCGCGGGCCTGCTGTGGGCGCTGGCGTTGCTCGCCGCCGGATTCGCGTTTCTTTCCGGAAACCTGGCTGCAGTTGCAATCGGCGCCTGCACCGTGATCTGGTACAACGGCATCTACACGCCCTTGAAGCGGGTCTCCGCGTTCGCCGCCATTCCGGGCGGCGTGGTGGGCGCGCTGCCTCCGGTCATCGGCTGGGTGATGGGCGGGGGACTGCTGACCGACCCGCGTATCGCGGCGGTCGCGTTCTTCTTCTTCGTGTGGCAGGTGCCGCACTTCTGGTTGCTGCTGCTGCGCATCGGTGACGACTACGCGCGTGCCGGACTGCCGACGCTGACCGCGTTGTTCTCGCGCCGGCAGTTGTCGCGGATCATCTTTGTGTGGATGCTCGCAACCGCCGTGGCCTGCGTTTCCATGCCGATGTTTGGCGTATCTTCGGCGTTGTGGGCGCAGGTGGGGCTCGCGGTGGCCTCGCTGTGGCTCGGTTGGCACGCGATGACAATGGTGCGTTCGGACGGCGAAGTCCTCGCGTTCCATCACATCAACCTGTATGCGCTGGTCGTGATTTCAGTGCTGTCGCTCAGCGGACTCGTCGGATAG
- the coxB gene encoding cytochrome c oxidase subunit II: MLSRLSTTSDAVNGPILFISAVSLAMLIGITLVMIYFALRYNRRSRPVGEDVHGHTTLEIIWTVIPTILAFGFFWYGWEGYKVLKTPPADAIQVNVTGRMWSWNHEYSNGVQSPALYVPVNRPVKLNLTSTDVLHSYFIPAFKVKQDAVPGIPDLFLWFEATELGDYDVFCAEYCGNQHSAMLTKVHVMTQEDYDAWLAAEGEKVVAIQAAAEADASDPAVIALGKSLSQSRGCTACHSADGSRLIGPSFKGIYGHSATVVTAGETRQIEVDDEYIKNSILEPAADIVQGFQPLMPSQKGIVNDAEIKALTAYIKSLK, translated from the coding sequence ATGCTCAGTCGTCTATCGACCACATCCGACGCAGTAAACGGCCCGATCCTGTTCATTTCGGCCGTTTCGCTGGCCATGCTCATCGGCATAACGCTGGTGATGATCTATTTTGCGTTGCGCTACAACCGCCGCAGCCGGCCGGTGGGCGAAGACGTGCACGGGCATACCACCCTCGAGATCATATGGACGGTCATTCCCACCATTCTTGCCTTCGGCTTCTTCTGGTACGGGTGGGAGGGCTACAAGGTGCTCAAGACGCCGCCCGCGGACGCCATCCAGGTGAACGTGACCGGGCGCATGTGGTCGTGGAACCACGAGTACTCGAACGGCGTGCAGAGTCCGGCGCTCTACGTGCCGGTGAACCGGCCGGTGAAGCTCAATCTCACCTCCACCGACGTGCTGCACAGCTACTTCATTCCCGCGTTCAAGGTGAAGCAGGACGCGGTGCCGGGAATTCCCGACCTGTTCCTGTGGTTCGAGGCCACGGAACTGGGCGATTACGACGTGTTCTGTGCCGAATACTGCGGCAACCAGCACTCGGCCATGCTCACCAAGGTACACGTGATGACCCAGGAGGACTACGACGCCTGGCTCGCCGCGGAGGGCGAGAAGGTGGTCGCGATCCAGGCCGCGGCGGAGGCCGACGCCTCGGATCCCGCGGTCATCGCGCTGGGCAAGTCGCTCTCGCAATCCCGGGGGTGCACCGCATGCCACAGCGCCGACGGCAGCCGCCTCATCGGTCCCTCCTTCAAGGGGATCTACGGCCACAGCGCCACCGTGGTGACCGCCGGCGAGACGCGCCAGATAGAGGTGGACGACGAGTACATCAAGAACTCCATTCTGGAGCCGGCCGCCGATATCGTGCAGGGGTTCCAGCCCCTGATGCCCTCGCAGAAGGGCATCGTCAACGACGCCGAGATCAAGGCGCTCACCGCTTACATCAAGAGTCTCAAATAG
- a CDS encoding cytochrome C oxidase subunit IV family protein: MSQDAHHGHDEEAHEPVGYGTYFLTWFSLLVLTAITVTAAGMHFGSASVLVALVIAMIKAAIVLYVFMHLKYESKTFQRLLLIVIIIMTINIGLTFTDTLFR; encoded by the coding sequence ATGAGCCAAGACGCACATCATGGGCACGATGAGGAAGCGCACGAGCCGGTCGGGTACGGCACGTACTTCCTGACCTGGTTCTCCTTGCTGGTTCTGACCGCCATCACGGTCACGGCGGCGGGGATGCACTTTGGCAGCGCGAGCGTGCTGGTGGCACTGGTCATTGCCATGATCAAGGCCGCCATCGTTCTGTACGTGTTCATGCATCTGAAATACGAGAGCAAGACGTTCCAACGCCTGCTGCTGATCGTGATCATCATCATGACCATCAATATCGGCCTGACCTTTACCGACACGCTTTTCAGGTAG
- a CDS encoding cytochrome c oxidase subunit 3, giving the protein MSSHPHSIALPTHKDYTGSKFAIWLFLITEVILFGGMFILYSVYRSEYATDFHLAAEELNTLLGTINTLILLTSSLTMALSIAATHHGNRKLALSMLAVTVLCGIAFLVIKYFEWGAKFHHGIYPGSEYLLAHSKGEILFFGLYFTMAGVHGIHVLVGVVLLTVMFFRVSKQPNAKVSFVAGHGLGQAEGGRIAIVDKEGRTLWTGEEIDTSIRRIDIGTSYWPVKNRFKVADFNLLENSGLYWHIVDIVWIFLFPLFYLIT; this is encoded by the coding sequence ATGAGCTCCCACCCGCACTCGATTGCGCTTCCGACCCACAAGGATTACACGGGTTCGAAGTTCGCCATCTGGCTCTTCCTGATTACGGAAGTGATCCTTTTTGGCGGGATGTTCATTCTGTATTCGGTCTACCGGTCCGAGTACGCGACGGACTTCCACCTGGCGGCGGAAGAGTTGAATACGCTGCTCGGCACCATCAACACGCTGATCCTGCTGACCAGCAGTCTCACCATGGCCCTGTCGATCGCGGCCACCCACCATGGCAATCGCAAGCTGGCCCTGAGCATGCTTGCGGTCACGGTGTTGTGCGGTATCGCGTTCCTCGTCATCAAGTATTTCGAGTGGGGGGCGAAGTTCCACCACGGCATCTATCCGGGCTCCGAATACCTGCTCGCGCACTCCAAGGGCGAGATTCTCTTCTTCGGCCTCTATTTCACGATGGCGGGTGTGCACGGGATTCACGTTCTGGTGGGTGTAGTTCTGCTCACGGTCATGTTCTTCCGTGTGTCGAAGCAGCCCAACGCGAAGGTTTCGTTCGTGGCCGGTCACGGGTTGGGCCAGGCGGAGGGTGGCCGCATCGCCATCGTGGACAAGGAGGGCCGGACGTTGTGGACCGGCGAGGAGATCGACACCTCCATTCGTCGCATCGACATCGGCACCAGTTACTGGCCGGTCAAGAATCGCTTCAAGGTGGCCGATTTCAACCTGCTGGAGAATTCGGGTCTCTACTGGCATATCGTCGACATCGTGTGGATTTTCCTGTTCCCGCTCTTCTATCTGATCACCTAG